In Labrys wisconsinensis, the following proteins share a genomic window:
- a CDS encoding branched-chain amino acid ABC transporter permease produces MTFEITTSSFRLANRQGRPAAEAVRAGLLAGGAGIFFALIGAYAAMNARFIIDGWLTLSQAAMLSFGIAAGLGAALKGPPTQDAALPLSRSLIAGLVYGAVMAAFLLLIRSVELRTYLVAANPMLVRALSFVGEPGSLPAAGTLVAAGTATALLGGLVGLLSARWRGAVLIGLLTVAMAGLFRDIAVDILNNVGLRPVQLAAFGPEGVKLWAACALALAAAAWRYRSAGRPATERDPLRRRRIGIAVLVAAMVLAPFVTSAFIAQVLVLVALYTLMGMGLHIELGLAGLVDLGFVAFYAVGAYTVALLCSSSPVSIAQLSFWAALPIAILLAAFSGFVFGLPVLRVRGDYLALATLGLGEIIRVLVVSDLTRPLLGGSQGIIGIDRPMLGGEEIGSPIAFYGLALGLAGIAAFVSSRLQSSKMGRAWVAVREDEDVAQALGIDLVAVKLCAYIIGAGFAGASGAVFAVMIGAVYPHSFQLLISVNLLSIIVIGGLGSLPGVVMGSLVLIGLPELLREFGEFRYLFYGIALVAMVRFRPEGLWPAMERTSRHGS; encoded by the coding sequence ATGACGTTCGAGATCACCACGAGCTCGTTCCGCCTCGCCAACCGCCAGGGTCGACCGGCTGCCGAGGCGGTGCGAGCGGGCCTGCTGGCCGGGGGCGCCGGCATCTTCTTCGCCCTGATCGGCGCCTATGCCGCGATGAACGCCCGCTTCATCATCGACGGCTGGCTGACGCTCTCGCAGGCCGCCATGCTGTCCTTCGGCATCGCGGCCGGCCTCGGAGCCGCCCTCAAGGGCCCCCCGACGCAGGATGCCGCCCTGCCGCTGTCGCGCAGCCTGATCGCCGGCCTCGTCTACGGCGCCGTGATGGCCGCCTTCCTCCTGCTGATCCGCTCCGTGGAGCTGCGCACCTATCTCGTCGCCGCCAATCCGATGCTGGTGCGTGCGCTCAGCTTCGTCGGCGAGCCGGGCTCCCTGCCGGCGGCCGGCACGCTGGTCGCGGCCGGCACCGCCACCGCGCTGCTGGGCGGCCTGGTCGGCCTCCTGTCGGCGCGCTGGCGCGGCGCGGTCCTGATCGGATTGCTGACGGTCGCCATGGCCGGCCTGTTCCGCGACATCGCCGTGGACATCCTCAACAATGTCGGTCTGCGCCCGGTGCAGCTGGCGGCCTTCGGCCCGGAAGGCGTGAAGCTCTGGGCGGCCTGCGCGCTGGCGCTCGCCGCCGCGGCCTGGCGCTATCGCAGCGCCGGCCGCCCGGCGACGGAGCGCGATCCGCTCCGCAGGCGCCGCATCGGCATCGCCGTCCTGGTCGCGGCGATGGTCCTGGCGCCTTTCGTCACCAGCGCCTTCATCGCGCAGGTCCTGGTGCTGGTCGCCCTGTACACGCTGATGGGCATGGGTCTGCATATCGAGCTCGGCCTCGCCGGTCTCGTCGATCTCGGGTTCGTGGCCTTCTATGCCGTCGGCGCCTATACGGTCGCGCTCCTGTGCTCCTCCAGCCCGGTCTCCATCGCCCAGCTGTCCTTCTGGGCGGCTCTGCCCATCGCCATCCTGCTCGCCGCCTTCTCGGGTTTCGTCTTCGGCCTGCCGGTGCTGCGCGTGCGCGGCGACTATCTGGCGTTGGCGACCCTGGGATTGGGGGAGATCATCCGCGTCCTGGTCGTCTCGGATCTCACCCGGCCGTTGCTCGGGGGCTCGCAGGGCATCATCGGCATCGACCGCCCGATGCTCGGCGGCGAGGAGATCGGCTCGCCGATCGCCTTCTACGGCCTGGCCCTCGGTCTCGCCGGCATTGCCGCCTTCGTCTCCTCCCGCCTGCAGTCCTCGAAGATGGGGCGGGCCTGGGTGGCGGTCCGCGAGGACGAGGACGTGGCGCAGGCCCTCGGCATCGACCTCGTCGCGGTCAAGCTGTGCGCCTACATCATCGGCGCGGGCTTCGCCGGCGCGTCCGGCGCGGTCTTCGCCGTGATGATCGGGGCGGTCTATCCGCATTCGTTTCAGCTGCTGATCTCGGTGAACCTCCTGTCGATCATCGTGATCGGCGGGCTCGGCAGCCTGCCGGGCGTCGTCATGGGCTCGCTGGTGCTGATCGGGCTGCCGGAGCTCCTGCGCGAGTTCGGCGAGTTCCGCTATCTCTTCTACGGC